TCTGATTTATAACCAAGTAAGGACAAAGCATGGCCAAGCTGCAATCCGAATCAAATTTTGGGTTCATTTTACCAAACAGGAAATTTAAACCGcttacaaaacaaaactaaacaaaaaaaaaaaaaaaaaaaaacaccaaaaaaaaatctgtcaAGTCCGAAAAAAACCCAACAAGTTTGGTGAAGAAAAAAGAATTTTACGGAATTGTCAATGTCACAAGTTAACCACATTGTTTTTTGCTCAATTAAATCCCACCATTAATTGATAATATCATCATTTTCTCCCACTTCACCGAATCGAACACGCTCCGGAAAATATCCCGAGCATGTTTAACTAAACGACAATAAAAACACAGGTGACACGTGTCATTATTTGGGAAATAAGATGAGGTTACTGTAACGTGTGGTCATCACACTCACACTTCCTTCTTTCCTTCTACCACCTCCCCCCCTCATCCCTTTCCTTCTCCGATCTCTATTTATAACGTTTCGACGAATACGattattaaaatatctaatatttttttgtttcccacaagaaaaataaatttctttCTTCTATCTACTTCTTCGCTTGTAAGATACTTTTGCATGAAATTTCAAAGCTTATCTCTCCATCTGTGATTTAGCTATGGTTACTTTGACGAAGCTTCAAGTATACCCACGATGTTTGGATCACCGTCTCGGATTCATGGATCATCAACGGGTCGGGTCAAGATTGAGTTGTAGAGAGGGTAACAAAAGGGTTTATGTGCATCGGTGTGAGAGTGATTTAGAGAAGAAAAAGGTTGAAAGACGGAGAAAGCGTGAGAAAGAGGGAAAAGGGTTGTGGGATTCTCTCAAATCTGGTGTTACTAAGTTAGGGTTCTTATCTAAGGATGAGTATAATCAGAAAGTTCAAAATTTAGAGATGGTTTTCTCTTCGGTAAGTCTTAAAACAGTCTGACCCTTCTGTTTCAAGCTTTATCTTAATTGAGATGGGTTAATTAAGTGTAAGGAATATGTGTTATTGGGTACTTATGGTTGGTTATCTATGTGCAGATTGCTGTTCAAATTGCGAGATACATTGTGACGATGACGAGCACTGGAGCTATTCTCTTGATTGGGTTTCAATTGTCGGGTTAGTGTTAGTGATTTAGAACATTGTTTGAATGTTTTAATTTGTTCTGACTCCGTTGTGTGTGTATGTATTGTAATGAAAAGGTGGAGATAGTTCGATGAATTCATTGGTTTGGTATAGCTGGCTCGGTGGAGTTATCATTGGAACCATGACCGGTGCTAACATGGTTTTGGAAGATCATTACCGAGCCGGTCCACGCAATGTTGTTATAACCGGAAGGTAATTTGTTTGTcttcttaattttctttttgttttcagtgGTGCTGACGTGTGTTTTGACGATATGTTTTAGCACGAGGGGACTAGGGAAAGCACTTGCTAGAGAGTTTCTTCTCTCTGGAGACAGAGTCATCGTTACATCTCGCAGGTtgtagcttcttcatatgtgaTATAtggattagtgtttttttactAAGTGGAGTCTTAAGCTTTGTTTGGATTTTCTTTTGTGAAATCAGTTCTGAATCTGTTGATATGACTGTGAAAGAGCTTCAGCAAAACCTCTTAGAGATTATGAGTAAAGCTAGTGAATCAGATAGAAAGAAACTGGGTTTTGCTAAAGTGGTTGGTATTGCCTGTGATGTTTGTAAACCAGAGGACGTTGAGAAGTTGTCGAGTTTTGCTGTAGAAGAGCTTGGTTCCATTAACATATGGGTAAAGAAAAAGCATTATTTCATTTCTTTAAAACACTTTTCTTTAAGATCATATTTTTCATTGCTGACTTTGTTCTTTGGGCAGATCAACAATGCTGGTACTAACAAAGGCTTTAGACCGCTGCTTGATTTCACGGAAGAAGATATCAAGCAGGTAAAAGAATCCTTTATAAAAGTTTTAGCTTATGGCTTGAACAATGGTGGAGTGAAGTTTCTCGGTATAATATTTGAAATGTTTGCAGATTGTGTCCACAAACTTGATTGGATCGATTCTATGCACACGAGGGGCGTTGGAAGTGATGAGTAGACAGGACAACGGTGGACACATCTTTAACATGGATGGTGCTGGTTCTGGAGGCTCTAGCACTCCTCTCACGGCTGTGTAAGTGATCAAAAATCATTCGATTCAATGGTACTCATCTTTACTTAAAATGGATTCGAGCATTGTTGCAGATATGGGTCAACAAAATGTGGACTTAGGCAATTTCATGGCTCTGTTGCGAAAGAATCCCAAAAGACAAAAGTTGGCTTGCACACTGCTTCTCCGGGCATGGTTCTCACCGAACTTCTTCTCAGGTATCCACTTGCTTCGACcccaaatcttttttttttcttggtgaaCAAAATTATTCGACGTTTTATTTGGCAGTGGTTCGAGTATAAAAAACAAGCAGATGTTTAACATAATCTGCGAGCTTCCGGAGACAGTAGCTAGAACGCTAGTACCACGAATGCGTGTTGTGAAAGGTTCTGGAAAATCTGTCAATTACCTAACTCCTCCAAGGATATTGCTAGCCATTGTCACTTCGTGGCTCAGGAGAGGCCGGTGGTTTGATGACCAAGTAAGTGACAGGTCTTTGGCTAATCCTTCCAACAGTTTTGCCTGCGCTTACGCAAAAATGTGTCTTAATTTTGTTTGCAGGGACGGGCGTTATATGCAGCGGAAGCGGACAGACTAAGGAACTGGGCAGAGAACAGGACGAGGTTGTCGTTAACAGACGCGATGGAGATGTATACAGAGAATACTTGGGTCTCTGTTTTCTCTCTTTCTGTTGTTTGTGCATTCATCATCGTATCAAGCACCACACCTAGCTCTTTCCCAGGCACTTGAACAAATGTAAAGGTGCATGATATgtataaaaactatatatgaCGGGACCAATTTGTTCAACTCTTCTCTGGTGATGACACCTTTTATACGCATGATTATAATTGTAGAatcatttgttgtttgaaaGAAAGGAAAACAAATTCTAAGATCTTTGTTTCTAGTTGGTTTAGGTTAGGTATGTATCAAAGGATTGTACACGTTTAAATGAACTTTTTCTAGACATTGACGGTCTAAATTCAAATAAGACCctatttaaatatgataaaactcAAATAGATCACATTTGAATGGGAAGAAGACCATGAACAATCGTGAACCATTCAGTTTGACCATGATATATAATGGTCGCCCAACTGTCTTTTTCGTATAAATTTTTCTTGATCTCCTTTATTATATGGTCTAAATTCAATAAGATGTTTAATAAGGGATAACCCATCCCATGCTGGCTGAAATCATGAAAATGAGTGATTCTTCTCACTTGCTTCTGAAACAGTAGGTAGCCTGTCGCTGAGATTGGTTTACTACCATGTCCCGGATTCAAAGTTTAGCTCTCATGTATGAAACCCAACTAATCACTTTTAAGTGCATGATCAGGTCTTTTTGCATCTCTCACCAAGAGAAACTGTGTCGATCATGTTGtcattttttcttgttcttatAGCTTATCTCTGATACCTCAACTACCCTCTAACCAATGTTCCCAGCTGTTTTTGGACTTCGTATTGTAGATATAGATCTATCCACGTTTCTTGATTCAAAACTCGTTAATTAAGTCTACTAATTCACTCAGCTAAAATACTCcaaattttttatgtttcttttttgagAATTATAACGCCTAAATCTCGGAAAAAGCCTATTTTAACATGAATTTAATGCCTCGTGCTATTTTTTCCCTAAACTTTGTATTAGTgcatatttcatattaaactaaacaaaactcaaaaataatacatgaattTTACGCACCGTGTATTTTCCTTCCCGAACTTTATAGTAGTGCATATTTCATATtgaactaaacaaaaaattcaaaaatactacatgaactctcaaaatattgtttatatattGACCGTCAAAGATATTAGTCAtccattaatttatcaaaactaCGCCAATCTggataaattctgtaaaattaattaaaaatactatattagctctcaaaattttgtttatatatattgaccgtCAAAGCTGTTAGTCATccgttaatttatcaaaataatatttttggataatttctataaaattaaaaattaattatttaggaGGCTCGAACTCTCTCACTGATGGACAAGTAAGAACATATATATTGTTAGagcaaataattaatttaaaattaatgttaACTAATATCTTTGatagtcaatatatataagacaaGTAAGAGCATATATATTAACTGGTAGaccaaataattaatttttaattaaaaattaaaagttaatatGCTTTTACTTGTTCACCAGTG
The window above is part of the Brassica napus cultivar Da-Ae chromosome C8, Da-Ae, whole genome shotgun sequence genome. Proteins encoded here:
- the LOC106415430 gene encoding probable chlorophyll(ide) b reductase NYC1, chloroplastic, which gives rise to MVTLTKLQVYPRCLDHRLGFMDHQRVGSRLSCREGNKRVYVHRCESDLEKKKVERRRKREKEGKGLWDSLKSGVTKLGFLSKDEYNQKVQNLEMVFSSIAVQIARYIVTMTSTGAILLIGFQLSGGDSSMNSLVWYSWLGGVIIGTMTGANMVLEDHYRAGPRNVVITGSTRGLGKALAREFLLSGDRVIVTSRSSESVDMTVKELQQNLLEIMSKASESDRKKLGFAKVVGIACDVCKPEDVEKLSSFAVEELGSINIWINNAGTNKGFRPLLDFTEEDIKQIVSTNLIGSILCTRGALEVMSRQDNGGHIFNMDGAGSGGSSTPLTAVYGSTKCGLRQFHGSVAKESQKTKVGLHTASPGMVLTELLLSGSSIKNKQMFNIICELPETVARTLVPRMRVVKGSGKSVNYLTPPRILLAIVTSWLRRGRWFDDQGRALYAAEADRLRNWAENRTRLSLTDAMEMYTENTWVSVFSLSVVCAFIIVSSTTPSSFPGT